One genomic segment of Thermodesulfobacterium sp. TA1 includes these proteins:
- a CDS encoding endonuclease MutS2: MLKSLVKLEWFKLLNYFSEFLVSDFAKQEVKQLLPNFEPEKAYLLQEQTNYLWKCIERGERFDLFPLKSLKILFQKAQKRSIFLPLELIEIKQWFNSLKTLSGILKSSPFSRLIGIYHNLSFLEETLDRLLDYERKGLKDKASYQLYVIRKKIREALDLLYVKLDKLREHFFKKGYLQENLYTQKEGRYVLPVKIEFKNKVKGILHGLSSSGATAFIEPASIISLSNEVEDLRHQEQREELKILREISQELFLKKEVFFELEDLYLEFEIAWGKVALGRFYRGVFPELKPRGSIKIWQGVHPFLLLSESKENQRKVIKNDFTLENGLLITGPNLGGKTVSLKTIGLLCLMAQTGFLIPAEKAEMPIFRKVFADIGDDQDIFQGESSFSSHLRGLKEILDQADEKSLVLLDEPGRGTDPEKGMALVAAVLEELLHKEVKVVVTTHSQFLKALGLKIKGLKVATMEYDLQTKEPTYRLVYDIYGDSLAFELAKKIGIPEKILERALEYLQNKEYWEWYKLWEKEFEKVKQLKDSLEEREKSLKERELHLQKQKEELEKTYIQKLDLKFKEWETEFKKLIEKMAAAKNVGKKWGIKEFEGFITKVLKESQTEDGSIQEGDYVLIKGFNQKGRVIKIRDKIAEVLCGNLKLELPLERLSKVSVEAEFVEKKPPYSFYSKTQPKAPKDLRIRVNLLGLTVDEALEMLERELNRGFLEEVSEVHLIHGHGSGRLREAIQNHLKNHPLVKEFRFADPEKGGTGVTVVFLEKNH, from the coding sequence GTGTTAAAATCTCTCGTCAAGCTTGAATGGTTTAAACTTTTAAATTATTTTTCTGAGTTTTTGGTTAGTGATTTTGCTAAACAAGAGGTAAAACAATTACTACCTAATTTTGAACCTGAAAAGGCTTATTTACTTCAAGAACAAACAAATTATCTTTGGAAATGTATAGAAAGAGGGGAAAGGTTTGACCTTTTCCCTCTTAAATCTTTAAAAATTCTGTTTCAAAAGGCTCAAAAACGTTCTATTTTCCTTCCTTTAGAACTTATAGAAATTAAACAATGGTTTAATAGTTTAAAAACTTTATCTGGAATCTTAAAAAGTTCTCCTTTTTCACGTTTAATCGGGATTTACCACAATTTAAGTTTTTTAGAGGAAACCTTAGACCGGCTGCTTGATTATGAAAGAAAGGGTTTAAAGGATAAGGCGTCCTATCAGCTTTACGTAATAAGAAAGAAAATTAGAGAAGCTTTAGACCTTCTCTATGTAAAACTTGATAAGCTTAGAGAACACTTTTTCAAAAAGGGATACTTACAGGAAAACCTTTATACTCAAAAAGAAGGAAGGTATGTGCTTCCTGTTAAGATTGAGTTTAAAAACAAAGTAAAGGGAATTTTACATGGACTTTCTTCAAGTGGAGCTACGGCTTTTATAGAACCAGCCTCTATCATAAGCCTTTCAAACGAGGTAGAAGACCTTCGTCATCAAGAGCAAAGAGAAGAATTAAAGATTCTGAGAGAGATTTCCCAGGAGTTGTTTTTAAAAAAAGAGGTCTTTTTTGAGCTTGAAGACCTATATTTAGAATTTGAAATAGCTTGGGGAAAGGTAGCCTTGGGAAGATTTTATCGAGGAGTTTTCCCTGAGTTAAAACCTCGAGGTAGTATTAAAATTTGGCAAGGGGTTCATCCTTTTTTGCTGCTGTCTGAGTCAAAAGAAAACCAAAGAAAAGTTATTAAAAATGACTTTACTTTAGAAAATGGACTTCTTATTACTGGACCAAACTTAGGTGGTAAGACTGTCTCTTTGAAAACCATAGGTTTGCTTTGCTTGATGGCGCAAACTGGATTTTTAATCCCTGCAGAAAAGGCTGAAATGCCTATTTTTCGTAAGGTATTCGCTGACATCGGAGATGACCAAGACATTTTTCAAGGAGAGTCTTCTTTTTCCTCTCATCTAAGAGGATTAAAAGAGATTTTAGACCAAGCAGATGAAAAAAGCTTAGTCCTTCTTGATGAACCTGGGAGAGGTACTGATCCTGAAAAAGGCATGGCTTTGGTAGCGGCGGTTTTAGAGGAGCTTTTACATAAAGAGGTAAAGGTAGTAGTTACTACCCATTCTCAGTTTTTAAAAGCTTTAGGTTTAAAGATAAAGGGATTAAAAGTAGCTACGATGGAATATGACCTTCAGACTAAAGAACCTACCTATCGGTTGGTTTACGATATTTACGGAGATTCTTTAGCCTTTGAACTGGCTAAAAAAATAGGCATTCCAGAAAAAATTTTAGAGAGGGCTTTAGAATATTTACAGAACAAAGAATATTGGGAATGGTATAAGTTATGGGAAAAAGAGTTTGAAAAGGTAAAACAACTTAAAGACTCCTTAGAAGAAAGAGAAAAATCCTTAAAAGAAAGAGAACTACATCTTCAAAAGCAGAAAGAAGAACTTGAAAAAACTTATATCCAAAAACTTGACCTTAAGTTTAAAGAATGGGAAACAGAATTTAAAAAGCTAATAGAAAAAATGGCTGCGGCAAAAAATGTTGGTAAAAAATGGGGCATCAAAGAGTTTGAGGGATTTATAACTAAAGTTTTAAAAGAAAGCCAAACCGAGGATGGTTCTATCCAAGAAGGAGACTATGTTTTGATAAAAGGATTTAATCAGAAAGGTCGAGTAATAAAGATCAGAGATAAGATAGCAGAGGTTTTATGTGGTAATCTAAAGTTAGAACTACCTTTGGAAAGGTTGTCTAAGGTTTCTGTAGAAGCCGAGTTTGTAGAAAAAAAACCACCTTACTCTTTTTACTCTAAAACTCAACCTAAGGCACCTAAAGATCTTAGGATAAGGGTCAATCTTTTAGGTTTAACGGTAGATGAGGCGTTAGAAATGTTAGAAAGAGAACTTAATCGGGGGTTTTTAGAAGAGGTCTCTGAGGTTCACCTTATTCATGGCCATGGTTCAGGAAGGCTTAGAGAAGCCATTCAAAACCATCTTAAAAATCATCCTTTGGTAAAAGAATTTAGGTTTGCAGATCCTGAAAAGGGAGGCACAGGGGTTACGGTGGTTTTTTTAGAAAAAAATCATTAA
- the rpsU gene encoding 30S ribosomal protein S21 — protein sequence MAGIVVKDGESLEQALKRFKRLVEKTKILSEVKKREFYEKPGVRRRKKMQAARKKLMKKLKKLQQKVKEK from the coding sequence TTGGCAGGGATAGTCGTTAAAGATGGAGAGTCTTTGGAGCAGGCTTTAAAAAGGTTTAAAAGACTGGTAGAAAAGACTAAAATACTTTCTGAGGTTAAAAAGAGAGAGTTTTACGAAAAGCCTGGGGTTAGACGTAGAAAAAAGATGCAGGCAGCCCGTAAAAAATTGATGAAAAAGCTTAAAAAGCTACAGCAAAAGGTTAAAGAAAAATAA
- a CDS encoding RNA ligase partner protein, with protein MEKERLVPDTSIFTNPDVYKQFGENPSEAFTNFLLMVAELEGEVNVYIPSSVFEELKRMLSHLKLPPKARSVLKVKSPKKYELYIPAFLMYEFIEELRNRINKGLRIAEEAVKASTYKKPEEVLKFLRRRYREVLREGIVDSKEDLEIILLALELDALVLSADRGVLNMADKLGLRYLEPQDIKETLEGFKLW; from the coding sequence ATGGAAAAAGAGAGGTTAGTACCAGATACAAGTATTTTTACTAATCCAGATGTTTACAAACAATTTGGTGAAAACCCTTCAGAAGCTTTTACTAACTTTCTTCTAATGGTAGCTGAATTAGAAGGGGAAGTAAACGTGTATATTCCAAGCTCTGTGTTTGAAGAATTAAAAAGAATGCTTAGCCATTTAAAGCTTCCGCCTAAAGCAAGGTCTGTGCTTAAAGTTAAATCACCTAAAAAGTATGAACTTTATATCCCTGCTTTTTTGATGTATGAATTTATAGAAGAATTAAGAAATAGGATTAACAAAGGGCTTAGGATAGCTGAAGAAGCAGTGAAGGCCTCAACCTACAAAAAACCTGAAGAGGTTCTTAAATTTTTAAGAAGAAGATATAGAGAAGTTTTACGAGAAGGGATCGTCGACAGTAAAGAAGACTTAGAAATAATCCTTTTAGCCCTTGAGCTTGATGCCCTCGTTCTTTCTGCAGATAGAGGAGTCCTTAACATGGCAGACAAATTAGGTCTAAGGTACCTTGAACCGCAAGACATAAAGGAAACCTTAGAAGGGTTTAAACTTTGGTAA
- a CDS encoding MBL fold metallo-hydrolase RNA specificity domain-containing protein has product MSIKIGFYGGAEGVTGSCFLLDIRNTKILVDCGLFQGFESSKNQNHFPFDPKEVSYLILTHAHIDHCGRLPLLVKEGFRGKIICTKPTAQIAKIMLLDAAKVMKEHYKTLYKKSVRKGLDLPPPPLYDEYDVLESLNFFKIIINFDQPLILKDRIKIVFKDAGHILGSCFVQIEDLETKQKITFSGDLGNKNKPIVRDFDYPLPTDFLCIETTYADRDHKSFEESKQELLEAITETFKRGGNVFIPTFALERAQEILYTLREFYEQGLLPQCQVFLDSPLAIKATRIFKDNPEFFDEEAYKIFTHKDPFDFPYLVFTEDVEESKQINNVKSRAIVIAGNGTITGGRILHHLRNNIYRPECSLVFVGFQPKGTLGRFIVDGAKKIHILGEELPVRLKVYTINGFSSHAGQKELLDWLSRLDQVKKLFLVHGEPEKMEIFKKMLSEKFPEKFPEIYIPSLYEEIELN; this is encoded by the coding sequence ATGAGTATAAAGATAGGTTTTTACGGTGGGGCAGAAGGGGTAACAGGAAGTTGTTTCTTATTAGACATAAGAAACACCAAAATCTTGGTTGACTGTGGACTTTTCCAAGGATTTGAAAGCTCAAAAAATCAAAACCACTTTCCTTTTGACCCTAAGGAGGTCTCTTATCTTATCCTTACGCATGCCCATATAGACCACTGCGGAAGGCTTCCTCTTCTGGTAAAAGAAGGATTTAGAGGAAAAATCATCTGCACCAAACCCACCGCTCAAATCGCTAAAATAATGCTTCTTGACGCAGCTAAGGTGATGAAAGAACACTACAAAACCCTTTACAAAAAATCAGTAAGAAAAGGGTTAGACCTTCCTCCCCCTCCTCTTTATGACGAATACGACGTGTTAGAATCGTTAAATTTTTTTAAAATAATCATAAATTTTGATCAGCCGCTGATTTTAAAAGACAGAATAAAAATCGTGTTTAAAGATGCAGGTCATATCCTTGGTTCTTGCTTTGTTCAGATAGAAGACTTAGAAACTAAACAAAAGATCACCTTTTCTGGAGATTTGGGGAATAAAAACAAACCTATCGTAAGAGATTTTGACTATCCTTTGCCTACAGATTTTCTCTGTATAGAAACTACCTATGCCGATAGAGACCATAAATCCTTTGAAGAATCTAAACAGGAGTTGTTAGAGGCTATTACTGAAACCTTTAAAAGAGGTGGAAATGTCTTTATTCCTACCTTTGCCCTTGAAAGAGCTCAAGAAATCCTTTACACCTTAAGAGAGTTTTACGAACAAGGGCTTCTTCCCCAGTGTCAAGTTTTTTTAGACAGTCCTCTTGCCATCAAAGCTACCAGAATTTTTAAAGATAATCCCGAATTTTTTGACGAAGAAGCCTATAAAATTTTTACCCATAAAGACCCGTTTGATTTTCCTTATCTTGTCTTTACAGAAGACGTAGAAGAATCTAAACAAATAAATAATGTCAAATCAAGGGCTATAGTAATCGCAGGAAACGGGACGATTACTGGAGGTAGAATTCTTCACCACTTAAGAAACAACATCTATCGTCCTGAGTGCAGTTTAGTTTTCGTAGGGTTTCAGCCTAAAGGAACCCTGGGAAGATTTATCGTAGATGGGGCTAAAAAAATCCATATTTTAGGTGAGGAATTACCTGTAAGGTTAAAGGTTTATACGATAAACGGATTTTCTTCTCATGCGGGACAAAAAGAATTGTTAGACTGGCTCTCTCGTTTAGACCAAGTGAAAAAACTATTTTTAGTCCATGGAGAACCTGAAAAAATGGAGATCTTTAAAAAAATGCTCTCAGAAAAATTTCCAGAAAAATTTCCAGAAATATACATTCCAAGTCTATATGAGGAGATAGAATTGAACTAA
- the dnaG gene encoding DNA primase, translated as MEELFEKIKEAYDIVEVVSNYVRLKKVGRNFVGICPFHSEKTPSFVVSPEKQIFKCFGCGEAGDVVNFYMKVNGLTFKEALLELAEKAGIYIEEKVFSEKKRENELVGLAYKVAKFYNHLLFFHPGAEEAREYFKERGLSEDTIKQFLLGFAPQEGRVLTSYLRTSKEDFKAAEELGLIRQVQDGSFVDLFRFRVIFPVFNLKGECVGFAGRTLLKEDEPKYLNTPESKIYKKSEILYGLYQAKEYIKKEKTCFLVEGYFDFLSLWEAGIRNVVATCGTALTTSHVKILKGLTEEIILLYDGDEAGKKAMVRAVSLFIKEGILPKCVSLPEGEDPDSFVRKGSLDRAYFMEKIKELTQDGVSFVVACYQEMFRQNSSKAYREIIEVFQGIEDPILRKKIAKELSFRLDLPETEILRSLTTRGRSDKTRVFIPSCDNNSTETKEDSCLKMIAQYLVSYPEDLGILEEAGLLKYLEGCFSKYALFLKKLTEGLKKEPGKLPDISDPEFQTILSDLLFSPSFENREEVLNDIKTFIHKSLIKLELKKLAENIKNLETIGAKEEKDQCLCLLKTTLISKIDGLNRIDKLTK; from the coding sequence TTGGAGGAACTTTTTGAAAAAATAAAAGAGGCTTACGATATAGTAGAGGTAGTTTCTAATTATGTAAGGTTAAAAAAGGTGGGAAGAAATTTTGTAGGAATTTGTCCTTTTCATTCAGAAAAAACCCCTTCCTTTGTGGTTAGTCCTGAAAAACAGATTTTTAAGTGTTTTGGTTGTGGTGAGGCTGGAGATGTAGTCAACTTTTACATGAAAGTAAATGGCTTGACCTTTAAAGAAGCTCTTTTAGAGCTGGCAGAAAAGGCTGGTATCTACATAGAAGAAAAGGTTTTTTCTGAAAAGAAGAGGGAAAATGAGCTGGTTGGCCTTGCTTACAAGGTAGCCAAGTTTTATAATCATTTACTTTTCTTTCATCCTGGGGCTGAAGAGGCAAGAGAATATTTTAAGGAAAGAGGTCTTTCTGAAGATACCATAAAACAATTTCTTTTAGGTTTTGCCCCTCAAGAAGGTAGGGTGTTAACCAGTTATTTAAGGACCTCTAAAGAGGATTTTAAGGCTGCAGAAGAGTTAGGTTTGATAAGGCAAGTGCAGGATGGCTCTTTTGTAGACCTTTTTAGGTTTAGGGTAATCTTTCCTGTTTTTAATCTGAAAGGAGAATGTGTTGGTTTTGCCGGAAGGACACTTCTTAAAGAAGATGAACCTAAATATTTAAACACTCCAGAATCTAAGATTTATAAAAAGTCAGAAATTCTTTATGGTCTTTATCAAGCTAAAGAATATATCAAAAAGGAAAAGACCTGTTTTTTGGTGGAAGGTTATTTTGATTTTCTTTCTTTATGGGAGGCAGGGATAAGAAATGTGGTGGCTACTTGTGGTACAGCCCTTACCACTTCTCATGTTAAAATTCTTAAAGGCTTGACAGAAGAAATTATTTTGCTTTATGACGGGGATGAGGCAGGAAAAAAGGCTATGGTAAGGGCTGTGTCTCTTTTTATAAAAGAGGGTATTTTACCTAAGTGTGTTTCTTTGCCAGAAGGGGAAGATCCAGATTCTTTTGTTAGAAAGGGATCTTTAGATAGAGCTTATTTTATGGAAAAAATTAAAGAATTAACCCAAGATGGGGTATCTTTTGTGGTTGCTTGTTATCAAGAGATGTTTAGACAAAATTCTTCTAAAGCCTATCGTGAAATTATAGAGGTTTTTCAAGGGATAGAAGACCCTATTTTAAGGAAAAAAATAGCTAAGGAATTAAGTTTTAGATTAGATTTACCTGAGACAGAAATTCTAAGAAGTTTAACCACAAGAGGTAGATCAGATAAAACTCGAGTTTTTATTCCTTCTTGTGATAATAATTCAACAGAGACTAAAGAAGATAGTTGTTTAAAAATGATAGCCCAATATTTGGTTAGTTATCCTGAAGATTTGGGAATTTTAGAGGAAGCAGGGCTTTTAAAATATTTAGAAGGCTGTTTTTCTAAGTATGCCCTTTTTTTGAAAAAATTAACCGAAGGTTTGAAAAAAGAACCAGGTAAGCTTCCTGATATTTCAGACCCTGAATTTCAAACAATCTTAAGCGACCTTCTTTTTAGCCCCTCTTTTGAAAATCGAGAGGAGGTTCTTAATGACATCAAGACTTTTATTCATAAATCTTTAATCAAGTTAGAGCTTAAAAAATTGGCAGAAAACATAAAAAATTTAGAAACCATAGGCGCCAAAGAAGAAAAGGACCAATGCCTATGTCTCTTAAAAACAACTTTGATTAGCAAGATAGATGGGCTGAATAGGATAGATAAATTAACAAAATAA
- the fdhD gene encoding formate dehydrogenase accessory sulfurtransferase FdhD has protein sequence MSLIQPTKLKKIFKVKNTGEISQLEDLVAVETKIKLLINDQEILSLSATPMHLKELVVGFILTENLIKDSWCPEELEFVEKNDELIVKIYTYEKGDLPSKTLTSGCFASYSFLNEIPPYQTFDFKVDIQSIFNSFKTFVRMAELFKTTGGFHSAALCDQENLLFFTEDIGRHNAVDKVLGYALLRRLSLEDKLILVSGRVSSDMVLKVGRWRIPFLISRSAPTSLAVELAEKIGLTLIGFLRGERFNVYSHPQRIKNLENMGG, from the coding sequence ATGTCCTTAATCCAACCGACCAAACTAAAAAAAATCTTTAAAGTAAAAAACACCGGAGAAATCTCTCAGCTTGAAGATTTGGTCGCAGTAGAAACTAAGATAAAACTTTTGATTAACGACCAAGAAATTTTATCTCTTTCTGCAACCCCGATGCACCTTAAGGAATTGGTAGTAGGATTTATTCTTACAGAAAATCTGATTAAAGACTCTTGGTGTCCAGAAGAACTGGAATTTGTCGAAAAAAACGATGAACTGATAGTTAAAATCTATACCTATGAAAAAGGAGACCTTCCTTCTAAAACTCTTACCTCAGGCTGTTTTGCCTCATACAGTTTTCTAAATGAAATACCTCCTTATCAAACCTTTGATTTTAAGGTTGATATTCAATCTATTTTTAATTCATTTAAAACTTTTGTTAGGATGGCAGAACTTTTTAAAACTACAGGTGGGTTTCATTCGGCAGCCCTTTGTGATCAAGAAAACCTACTTTTCTTTACAGAAGACATAGGAAGACATAACGCTGTAGATAAAGTCTTAGGCTACGCTCTTTTAAGGAGGCTTTCTTTAGAAGATAAGCTTATCCTTGTAAGTGGTAGAGTTTCTTCAGACATGGTTCTGAAGGTAGGAAGATGGAGAATACCTTTTTTGATAAGCCGTAGTGCCCCCACATCTTTAGCGGTTGAGCTTGCAGAAAAAATAGGTTTAACTCTTATAGGCTTTTTACGAGGAGAAAGGTTTAATGTTTACTCCCATCCTCAGCGGATAAAAAACTTAGAAAACATGGGAGGATAA
- a CDS encoding GspE/PulE family protein: MEKTTKELKDLLYANLNNFIVFKKILEEYELKVQPYELLDTLINLLQKKDQLTKEVEIFLLDKIAQVCEKIYEFQKAFNLYKQLFISTSNPKYLEKSEKLQIFKKFEKLKFVLKKLNLTQEELLKLYTESLETNKSIESLLIERYKVPKLEILDSVKNAYQIPVFDLRNFQNYSKLSQVLGIKKQFFLDCLCIPLKEKETGRIYLVCYDIEDQESIEKVKKVLQLSSENIVLSFAIKEDIISLIDNYFSEGAFPLPEEIGIEEVQEEEEPEDLALIDSAIVQLVNYIIEEAYKKRASDIHWESLTGKKGLQVRFRVDGECFHYTTIPESQKKQVISRIKITANLNIAEKRLPQDGKIKFRTKEGKEFEIRVATIPTVDNNEDVVMRILGGIEFKNLEEINLSEENYQNFKKILDYPYGLILVVGPTGSGKTTTLHAALKYLNKPNKKIWTAEDPVEIVQEGLRQVQVNPKIGLTFAKVLRAFLRADPDIIMIGETRDEETAHTLIEASLTGHLVLSTLHTNSAPETVTRLLGMGIDPFNFADALLGVLAQRLAKRLCPECKQPYTPNEEEIERIKREYGNHPTKPLTDEIINQATFFKPVGCPNCNDTGFKGRIAIHELLIPDEELKNYIIKNKPANEIRNLAINKGFTTLKQDGIIKVLKGETTLKQVLAVTVR; encoded by the coding sequence ATGGAGAAGACGACAAAAGAATTAAAAGATTTACTCTATGCTAATCTCAACAATTTTATCGTCTTTAAAAAAATCTTAGAAGAATATGAGTTAAAAGTTCAACCTTACGAGCTTTTAGATACCCTAATAAACCTTCTTCAAAAAAAGGACCAACTTACTAAAGAAGTAGAAATTTTTCTTTTAGACAAGATTGCCCAAGTTTGTGAAAAAATTTATGAATTTCAAAAAGCCTTTAACCTCTATAAACAGCTTTTTATTTCTACTTCTAACCCTAAATACTTAGAAAAATCAGAAAAACTCCAGATTTTTAAAAAATTTGAAAAACTCAAGTTTGTGTTAAAAAAGCTCAACCTTACACAAGAAGAACTTTTAAAACTTTATACTGAAAGTTTAGAGACCAACAAAAGTATAGAATCCCTTTTGATAGAACGATATAAAGTTCCTAAATTAGAAATCCTTGACTCTGTAAAAAATGCCTATCAAATACCTGTTTTTGACTTAAGGAATTTCCAAAACTATTCTAAATTATCTCAAGTTTTAGGTATAAAAAAACAGTTTTTTTTAGATTGTCTCTGCATACCTCTAAAAGAAAAAGAAACCGGTCGTATCTATCTTGTATGTTATGACATCGAAGATCAAGAAAGCATAGAAAAGGTTAAAAAGGTTCTTCAACTTTCTTCTGAAAATATAGTTTTAAGCTTTGCGATAAAAGAAGACATTATCTCGCTTATAGATAACTATTTTTCAGAAGGGGCTTTTCCTTTACCAGAAGAAATCGGTATAGAAGAGGTACAAGAAGAAGAGGAGCCAGAAGATTTAGCGTTAATAGATAGTGCTATCGTTCAATTGGTTAACTATATTATAGAAGAGGCTTATAAAAAAAGGGCTTCAGACATACATTGGGAAAGTTTAACCGGAAAAAAGGGGCTTCAGGTAAGGTTCAGGGTGGACGGTGAATGTTTCCATTACACCACCATCCCTGAATCTCAAAAAAAACAGGTAATTTCCCGTATTAAAATCACGGCAAATCTTAATATAGCGGAAAAAAGACTACCTCAGGATGGAAAGATAAAATTTAGAACTAAAGAAGGTAAAGAGTTTGAAATAAGGGTAGCTACCATCCCTACGGTAGACAACAACGAAGATGTAGTAATGAGAATTTTAGGAGGTATAGAATTTAAAAATTTAGAAGAAATAAACCTTTCAGAAGAAAACTATCAAAACTTTAAAAAGATTTTAGACTATCCTTATGGATTGATTTTAGTGGTTGGTCCTACTGGTTCAGGAAAAACTACCACCCTTCATGCCGCTTTAAAATATCTCAACAAACCTAATAAAAAGATCTGGACAGCAGAAGATCCGGTAGAAATCGTACAAGAAGGACTTCGTCAAGTCCAGGTTAACCCTAAAATTGGTTTAACCTTTGCAAAGGTGCTTAGAGCTTTCTTAAGGGCAGACCCAGACATCATCATGATAGGAGAAACCAGAGACGAAGAAACTGCCCACACGTTAATAGAAGCCTCTCTAACCGGACATTTAGTCTTAAGTACCTTACATACTAACAGCGCTCCAGAAACCGTTACCAGGCTTTTAGGGATGGGCATAGACCCTTTTAACTTTGCAGACGCTTTACTTGGGGTGCTTGCTCAAAGACTTGCCAAAAGGCTTTGCCCAGAATGTAAACAACCCTACACCCCTAACGAAGAAGAAATAGAACGTATTAAAAGAGAGTATGGAAATCATCCAACCAAACCTTTAACTGATGAAATAATTAACCAGGCTACTTTCTTTAAACCTGTAGGTTGTCCAAACTGCAACGATACGGGCTTTAAAGGTAGGATAGCTATTCATGAACTTCTTATACCAGATGAAGAGTTAAAAAACTATATCATCAAAAACAAGCCGGCTAATGAAATCAGAAATTTAGCTATCAACAAAGGGTTTACTACCCTGAAACAAGATGGTATTATAAAGGTTTTAAAAGGAGAAACTACCTTAAAGCAGGTGCTTGCTGTAACCGTTAGATAA
- a CDS encoding sigma-70 family RNA polymerase sigma factor: MSLRNKKTFCLFEEEELILEEFPSEDFLLSEEEKKSGVKSEDPIKIYFKEVFAHKLLTKEDEVRIGKTIEEKEKEILSEIFNYYATVAKFFHLVVQSERHGKMGLLFKDYEELQKRKEEFEKWLQALKQNLSDILEIFYTQENREFLVEKTIELIYQVRPSKLLLDELCCEILETYERINNLNRLKNKLQSKYSIKPITIERLFSVNGKQINFPRLAKRFSIEKIDLEKLIKEVNEYRKFIKHFDEFFGEPLEKVYQSGEKIVKAFQVIKSCKEELVKSNLRLIISIARKYSPKGMFLSDLIQEGNIGLLKAIEKFDYRKGFKFSTYATWWIRQSITRYLAENTRTIRVPLHIIETIYKISKIISNKFYQEYGRDPTLEELSKETGLSIEKLNYIFKIMKQPISLETNVGEEEDSTLRDFIEDHKAIKPDEIAFNQDLSEKIRELLKGLSPREEKIIRLRFGIGERESYTLEEVGNKFGVTKERIRQIENIALRKLKYPQRIKLLKNFLIYGS, translated from the coding sequence ATGAGCCTCCGAAATAAAAAAACTTTTTGTCTTTTTGAAGAAGAAGAATTAATTTTAGAGGAATTCCCTTCAGAAGATTTTTTGTTATCTGAAGAAGAGAAGAAATCCGGAGTAAAGAGTGAAGATCCAATAAAAATTTATTTTAAGGAAGTTTTTGCTCATAAACTTCTTACTAAAGAAGATGAAGTTAGGATAGGAAAAACAATAGAAGAAAAAGAAAAGGAAATCTTAAGTGAAATTTTTAACTACTATGCTACGGTTGCTAAATTTTTTCATTTGGTAGTTCAGTCAGAACGACATGGTAAAATGGGACTCCTCTTTAAAGACTATGAGGAGTTGCAAAAACGAAAAGAAGAGTTTGAGAAATGGCTTCAAGCCCTTAAACAAAATTTAAGCGACATTTTAGAGATTTTCTATACCCAAGAAAATAGAGAATTTTTGGTTGAAAAGACCATAGAACTTATTTATCAAGTAAGACCAAGTAAACTTCTCTTAGATGAACTTTGCTGTGAAATTCTAGAAACCTACGAAAGAATTAACAACTTAAACCGATTAAAAAATAAACTGCAAAGCAAGTATTCCATCAAACCTATCACGATAGAGAGGCTTTTTTCAGTTAATGGGAAACAGATTAACTTTCCCCGTTTAGCCAAAAGGTTTTCTATAGAAAAAATAGACTTAGAAAAACTGATTAAAGAAGTAAATGAATATAGGAAATTTATTAAACACTTTGATGAATTTTTTGGAGAACCTTTAGAAAAGGTATATCAAAGCGGAGAAAAGATTGTAAAAGCCTTTCAAGTCATAAAGTCTTGTAAAGAAGAATTAGTAAAATCTAATTTAAGACTTATCATTTCTATAGCTCGTAAATACTCTCCTAAGGGTATGTTTCTTTCTGACTTGATACAAGAAGGTAACATAGGTCTTCTTAAAGCCATAGAAAAGTTTGATTACCGAAAAGGTTTTAAATTTAGCACCTATGCTACTTGGTGGATAAGACAGTCGATTACCCGATATTTAGCAGAAAATACAAGGACTATAAGGGTCCCCCTTCATATAATAGAGACTATCTATAAAATAAGTAAAATTATTTCAAACAAATTTTATCAAGAATATGGAAGAGACCCAACTTTAGAAGAACTTTCAAAAGAAACCGGACTTTCTATAGAAAAATTGAACTACATTTTTAAAATCATGAAACAACCCATTTCTCTTGAAACCAACGTTGGAGAGGAGGAAGACTCTACTTTAAGAGATTTTATAGAAGACCATAAGGCTATTAAACCTGATGAAATTGCTTTTAATCAAGACTTGTCAGAAAAAATAAGAGAATTACTTAAAGGTTTGTCTCCAAGAGAGGAAAAAATTATAAGGCTTAGGTTTGGAATAGGAGAAAGAGAATCTTATACCTTAGAAGAAGTAGGTAATAAATTTGGAGTTACTAAAGAAAGGATAAGGCAGATAGAAAACATCGCTTTAAGAAAACTAAAATATCCACAGAGGATAAAACTTTTAAAAAATTTTCTTATCTATGGCTCTTAG